TCCCGGCCCCGCACGACGCTGTACGGCGAGGTGCCCGAGGAGCGGCAGCAGGCCGCCGCCGTCTCCGACGGGCACCTGCCGGAGCTGCTGCCGCTGGTGGACTGAGCTGTTCGACGGGGGCCGGTACGATGATCCGACCCCCGTTCGACGGGGATCCTTAGCCGAGGAGATGCGTGCCGTGCCAGCCCCGAAGGTCTGGGTGACGGGTCTGACCGTGGGGGCGGTCGCCGCTGTCGTCGTCCTGGCCGTACAGGCCGACAAGGGAACCAAGCCGAGCGTGGCCCTCACCAGCAGGCCCAGCGTGTCGGCGTCCCCCAGCGCGTCCGCGCGGCCCGAACCCTCCGCGACCGCCGTCCCGGACGCCTCCGGCACCGGCCGCCGGATCGTCTACTCCCTCGGCGAGAAGCGGGTGTGGCTGGTCGACGCGAGCGAGGCGGCCCGGCGCAGCTTCGCGGTGTGGCCGGGGACGGTCGACCCGGCCCCCGGCAGCTACTCGGTCTCACTGCGCCGCGGCGACCCGCAGACCGGTTCGGACGGCGTGCGGGTCGAGCACATCGTCTACTTCACCGCGGTGGACGGCGTCAGCATCGGCTTCTCCAACGCGGTGGACGGCTCCTCGCCCCCGCCCGCCAACGGCGCACAGACCGGCGGTATCCGCATGAAGGCCGCGGACGGCTCGGCACTGTGGACGTTCGGCGAGACGGGGACGAAGGTCGTCGTCGTCAACTAGCGCTGCGGTCCGGCAGGTTGACCACCAGCAGGACGACACCGCTGAACACGAACACCCGCAGGGCCGCGTCCAGCCCGTTCCAGGTGTCCGACTGCCACATGGAGAACCACTCGCCGCCGATCGCGATGAACCCGGCGCCGAACAGCACCATCAGCATGAGCAGACCGTAGGTGGAGAACCGCCGGGCGGCCTGGTCGTCCCGGCGCACCCACAGATACGTGCCGTAGATCAGCACGAGCGCGGCCAGCGTCTCCCAGACGATGATCGCGACGTACGCGGTGTTCTGAAGTCCCTTGCTGGTGACGGCTCTCCACATCAGGTCGTCGTCCTTGAACGTCGTGTCCATCGCGAGAACATGCTGCACGAACGCCTGGTTCGTCCCGAAGTCCGTGATGTTCCCGAACGCGACGAGCGCGATGTACAACGCGACGCTCGCGGTGAGCAGGGTGGCCGAGAGGTGGAGTGCGCTGCGTGTGGTGCGTGGGGGTGTCGATGCCATGGAGGTCATCTTCCCTGTGCGGGGCGGTGTGTTCCAGATCGCTTGGGCCAGAATGAGAGCCGGACGGGCCGTGACGAGGGGACGGACGCATGACGCAGGCGGAGCCGTCGGCGCAGGAGCTGATCCTGCGGCGCACACGGGCCGGATTCGTGGGCCGCGAGGCCGAACGGACCGCGTTCCTGCGGAACTTCGACATCCCGCCCGGCGATCCCCGGCACCGCTTCCGCTTCCATGTGCACGGCAGCGCGGGCATCGGAAAGACGTCCCTGGTCGAGGAGCTGGCCCATCTCGCCCGTGAACGCGGTGCCTTGACGGCCTACGTCGACGACGGCATCGGCAGCGTGCCGGAGGCGATGGAGGCGCTGTGCCGTGAATTCGCCGACCGGCGTCGGCGGTTCAAGGATCTGGAGCGGCGCCTGGCGGCCTGGCGGGACCGGCGGCGCGAGGCGGAGGCCGCCCTCGCCGCGCTCGCGCCGGACAGTGCGCAGGAGACGGCAGCGCCGTCGACCGGCAGCAGGATGGCGGTGGACCTCGGCCTCGGCGCCCTGGAGACCGCCCTGCCCGGAGCGGGTCTCGTCACCCGTGCCCTTCCCGCCGACCGGCTCGCCCAGGGCGCCGACCGGCTGCGGGCCGGCCTCGGCGCCCGCTTCCGCAACCCCGACGACGTGGACCTGGTCCTCGCCCCGGAGCGGGTCCTCACCCCGGTCCTGCTCGACGAACTGCGGGCCGCCGCCGGCGCCGTACCGTGGATCGTCCTGTTCTTCGACACCTACGAGCGGACCGGCCCCTTCCTCGACCCGTGGCTCCACGACGTCCTCACCAAGCCGCGGGAGCACGGGCGGCTGCCCGCCGCGTTCGTCGTCGTCACCGCGGGGCAGCGGCCCCTGGACGCCTCCCGCTGGGCCGGCCTGGACGCGGTGGCGGAGATGCCGCTCGCCCCGTTCACCGAGGCGGAGGCGCGTCGGCTGCTCGCCGCGCGGGGCGTCGTGGCGGAGCCGGTCGTCGAGGAGGTGCTGCGCCTGACGGGCGGCCTCCCGGTCCTCGTGTCGACCCTCGCGGCCAGGCGGCCCGACGGCCCGGACAACGTGACCGATCCGAGTGCCACGGCGGTGGAACGGTTCCTGAAGCCGGAACCGGAGGCCCGCCGCAAGGTCGCCAGGGCCTGCGCGCTGCCGAGACGGCTCGACGCGGACGTCTTCCGGCTGCTCGTCCCCGCCCCGGAGGCCGAACTCGACGAGCTGTACGCGTGGTTGACGGGGCTCCCGTTCGTCGGGCAGCGCGGTGAGCGGCTCCAGTACCACGACGTCGTACGCGCGCAGATGCTGCGACTGGAGCGGCTCAGGTCCCGCACCGACTGGACGAGCCGGCACCGGCGGCTCGCGCAGGCGTACACCGAATGGCGCGAGGATGCCGAGTTCGGGCGCCGCACCGAGGAGTTGTGGGCGGACGAGGAGTGGTGGGAGCTGCGCCTGGAGGAGGTCTACCACCTGCTGTGCGCCCGCCCGCCCGCGGCGCTCGCCGAGGCGCTGCGCGGTTTCGTCGTGGCCGGCCGCGAGGACGAGGTCGTCGCCCGGCGCTGGGCCCGGATGCTGGAGGAGGCGGGCGACGCGACGGACCACGCCGTACTGCGGGAGTGGGGGCGGTCGCTGGGCGCGGCACTCTCCGAGGGGGATGCCGGGCAGTCGGGGGCGGCGCTCTCTGGCGGGGGCAGCGGGCAGTCGGGGGCGGCGCTCGCCGACGAGGACACCGGGCTCGGCACCGCGCTGGACCTGCTCCTGACCCGCCCCGGGCTCGACCCGGCCGGGCGGGCGGAGGCGCACGCGCTGCGCGGCCGGGAGCTGCGCCGGCGCCAGGAGTACCGGCAGGCCCTCCAGGAGTACGACCGCGCGATCGAGCTGGATCCGCTGCAACCCCTGGCCCACTACGGCCGGGGCCTGACCCACCAGTTGCTGGACGACTACCCGGCGGCCCTGACCGCGCTCGACCGGGCCGTCGAACTGGCCCCCGACGCGGCGTGGATCCTCGCCGAGCGGGCCGAGACCTACCGTCTGGCGTCCCGTTTCGAGGAGGCGGACGCCGACTACACCCGCGCCCTCGCCCTCGACCCCACCGACGACGTCGCCCTGGCCGGTCGGGCGGCGGCCCGGCACGGACTGGGCAGGCTCGACGAGTCGCTCGCCGACTTCGACCGCGCGCTGGGCATCGATCCGGAGTACCTCTGGGCGCTCGTGCGCAGGGCCCGGCTGCACCGCACGCGCGGTGACCTGGACAAGGCCTACGCCGACCTCGACCGGGCGGCCGCGCTCGCGCCCGACCGGGCCTGGATCGCCTCGGAACGCGGGGACGCCTACCGGATCGACGGGCGGTACGAGGAGGCCGTAGCGGAGCTGGCGCGCGCGGTCCAGCTGGAGCCGGGCTACACGTCGGCGCTGGCGAGCCGCGGGCAGGCACTGAACGAACTCGGCCGCCGCGAGGAGGCGTTGGCCGACTTCGACCGGGCTCTCGCGCTGGTCCCCGACTACGCCTGGGCGCTGGTGATGAGATCCCGCGTCAAGCGCGCGCTGAACGACCGGGACGGCGTCGTCGAGGACCTGCGCCGGGCCGTCGCGGCCGAACCGGACGTCGACTGGATCCTGAACGAACTGGCCACCGAGTACCGGGTGAAGGGCCGCCACGAGGAGGCGTCGGCCCTGTTCCACACGGTCCTGTCCCGCAACCCCGACGACGAGGTCGCCCTGGCCGGCCTCGGCGCGATCCACCACGCCCGCAAGTCCTACGCCGAGGCCCTCCACCATCTGGACCGGGCCCTGGCCGCCGACCCCGAGTACGCGTGGGCCCACGGCCGCCGCGGCCGGGTGTGCCTGGCGATCGGCCGCACCGAACAGGCCCTGGCGGACCTGGACCGCTGTGTCGCGCTGGATCCGGAGATGACCTGGGAGCGGCGGACGGCGATCGAACTGCTCGAGTACCTCGGGCGGTGGGAGGAGGCGGAGGAGCGGCTGGCGGCGGCGTCCGACGCGGACCTCGACGACCTGCGTGCCGAGCTCCACCGCCACCACGGCCGGTGGGCGCAGGCCCGCGCGCTCGCCGAGCGGGTGCGGGCGACGGATCCCGTCGTCGGCACCTTCCAGCTGGCCATGACGGTCCACCGCTCCGAGGGGCCGGCCGCCGCCGCACCCCTCTGGCGCGACCTGTCCCGCCTGGCCGAGCAGGACCCCGGCATGACCCCCCTGTCACGCGCCCAGGCCCACTGCTTCCTGGGCTGCGCGCTCGGCGACTGGGCCGAGGCCGACCGGGGCGCGTCCGAACTCCTCGCCCTGGACCCGGAATGGGACGACCTCGCCACCGTGACCGACATCCTCACCGAGTTCGGCACGAGCCCTGACGCGGACCATGCCCGACTCGGCACTCTCCTGGCGGCGATGACCGACGCCCGTGACGCGATGCGGACCCGCCACGCGTAGGGCCCCTCAGGAGGGGTTCGCGTCCGCTTCCCTCGAGTCGTAGGCCCGCCGGGCCTCCTCCACCCGCTCCAGGTTCGGTGACCACTGCGCCAGCGTCGCGAACAAGGGGGCCAGGCTGCGGCCCAGTTCGGTGATCTCGTACTCCACCCGGGGCGGAACCTCCGCGTGGTAGGTGCGGTGGACCAGGCCGTCGCGTTCCAGCTGGCGCAGGCGCTGGGTCAGCACCTTGGGGGTGATGGTGGCGATCCGCCGCTGGAGTTCCACGAAGCGCTGACGGCCGTACTCGTGGAGGGTCCACAGGACCGGGGTGGTCCAGCGGCTGAAGACGATGTCGACCACGGGGGCGATGGGACAGGCGTTCTCGGGTGTGGTCTCCGTCACATCAGGCCTCTCGTCCATTACTTTCCTCTAGGTACCCACTGTCTTCCCGATAGTAGCGTCGCCGTGTGTTCACAGGAACCTCGGAAAAGGGGAGCGACATGATCGTGGTGACCGGTGCTACGGGGAACGTCGGACGGCCGCTGGTGCGGGCGCTGCTCGCGGCGGGGGAGACGGTGACGGCCGTGTCCCGGCGCACTCCGGACGAGCTCCCGGCCGGGGTACGGCATCACCGGGCCGACCTCGCCGCACCCCGGACGCTCAAACCCGCGCTCGACGGCGCGGAGTCCCTCTTCCTCCTGACCTCCGGCGACTTCATGGCCGCGGGCGGAGACCTCGGGCAGGTCCTCGAAGTCGTCCGGGCCGCGGGTGTCCGGCGGGTGGTCCTGCTGTCCTCGCAAGGGGTCGGCACCGGCGACCACCCGTCAGCACCGGAGGACGCGGTACGGCGGTCGGGGCTCGGCTGGACCATGCTGCGGCCCGGCGGCTTCCACTCCAACACCCTCCAGTGGGCCGGCCGGGTGCGCGCCGAGCGGACGGTGACGGCACCCTTCGGGGACGTCGCGCTGCCGACCGTCGATCCGGACGACATCGCCGAGATGGCCGCCGTAGCCCTGCGGGATCCCGAACACGCCGGGCTCGTCCACGAGTTGACCGGGCCCGCCCCGGTCTCACCCCGGCAGCAGACCGCCGCGATCGGGGACGCGCTGGGCGAACCCGTGCGGTTCGTCGAGCAGAGCCGGGCCGAGGCCAGGGCGGAGATGACCCGGTTCATGCCGGAGCCCGTCGCGGACGCCACCCTCGACATCCTCGGCGACCCGTCCGAGGGGCTGCGGCGGGTCAGCCCCGACATCGAGCGGGTCCTCGGACGCCCGCCCCGCTCGTTCGCGGACTGGGCGACCCGCAACGCCTCCGCCTTCCGGTGAGGACGGCCCGGCAAGGGCGGCGCGCCTTCCGGCCGTGGCGGCCCGGCAGGGGCGGCGCGCCTTTCGGTCATAGTCCCGCATACCCAATCGCCCCCTGAACCCCGCACCCCCCTTCGATTACAGTGCAGGACGTCGTACACACGGACGGTCGCGGAGGGGGGAGGGGCTCGTGGGGGCGAACGCCGTCGTCTGGGGGCGTGCCGAGCAGCAGGACTTTCGTAGCCGGGTGCGCGGGACGCTCCTCGGGGTGGCCGTCGGCGACGCGCTGGGCGCACCCGTCGACTCGCTCGGGCTGGACGAGATCCGTGAGGCGTACGGCGCCGAGGGGCTCGTGGACCTCGGGTTCGGGTACGGCAGACGCGGGGCCGTCACCCACCTCACCCAGCTCACCCTCTTCACCGTGGACGGGCTCATCCGCGCCCAGGTGCGCCGGGACACCGGGGCCTGGCACCCGCCCACCGACCTGCACCGGGCGTATCTGCGCTGGGCCGCCACCCAGCGGGACTGGGGACCCGACGAGCGGCGCAAGGACGACGGCTGGCTGGCCCGGGAGGAGTGGCTGTACGCCCGCCGCGACCCGACCCGGTCCCTGCTGATCGGGTTCGGCGACGACACCATGGGGACGCTGGAGTCGCCCAAGAACCCGAACGAACTCGGTCCCGAGGCCACCGCCCGCTCGGCCCCCTTCGGGCTGCTCGTCGGATGGGAGCCGCAGCTCGTCGTACAGCTGGCGGTGGAGTGCGCCGCACAGACCCACGGGCACCCCGTCGCCTATCTGTCGGCGGGCGCGTACGCCGTGATCGTGCACGCGCTGGCCCTCGGCGACAGTCTGGACGGGGCCGTGCAGCGGGCGCTCGCGCTGCTGGCCGCGCGGCCCGGGCACGAGCCCGTGTCGGACGCGCTCCAGCACGCGCTGGGCGCCGTACGGCAGGGGATGCCCACCCCGGCGCGGGTGGAGGAGCTCGCCGCGGACGGCTCGGCGGACGGGCTGCTGTCGGCGGCCGTGTACTGCGCGCTGGTCGGGGAGGACGTACGCCAGGGCCTGTGCCTCGCCGTCAACCACGACGGCCCCTCCGCCGCGGCCGGCGCCCTCACCGGCGGCCTGCTCGGCGCCCTGCACGGCGAGACGGCCCTCCCCCCGGCCTGGCTGGCCGAACTGGAGGGCCGTCCCACGATGCTGGAACTGGCCGACGACTTCGCGATGGAAATGACCCAGGGCCCGGCCCTGCACGGCCCGGCGGGGGCTTCTGCGGGGTGGCTGGCGCGCTACCCGAGGGGGTAGCGCGCTCCCCGAGGGGCTAGTGCGTCAGTCGCGTGCCGACGTACCGATCACGTCGTCCACCCCGCCCGCCGGAGTCGGGATCGCCGCGGCCGCCGCTCCCTCCCCGTCCCCGTCGGTGTTGATCTTCTCGATGATCGCGAGCCGTTCCGGGGTGTCCTCGGGTTTGATGAAGCCGACCAGGATGTACAGGACCAGGGACACGGCGAGCGGGATCGAGACCTGGTACTGGAGGGGGACGCCGCCGGAGACGCGGTCGTTGATCGGGTAGTTGACCAGGTAGAAGGCGAGCAGGCCCATCGACCAGCTGGTGAGTGCAGCGGTCGGGCCGGAGCGGCGGAACGGCCGCAGCAGGCCGAGCATCATCGGGATCGCCATCGGGCCCATCAGCCCGGCCACCCACTTGATGACGACGGTGATGATGTCCTTGAACGTGGGGGAGTTGACCTGGGTCGCCGCCGCCATGGACAGACCGAGGAAGACGACGGTGGTGATCCGGGCGACCCGCAGGCCCTGTCCCTGGCTCCAGCTGCGTGCCCGGCGCCACACGACCGGCGCGCAGTCCCGGGTGAACACGGCCGCGATCGCGTTGGCGTCGGAGGAGCACATCGCCATGGTGTGCGAGAAGAAGCCGACGATGACCAGGCCCAACAGGCCGTGCGGCAGCAGCTGTTCGGTCATCAGGCCGTAGGAGTCGGAGCCGTCCGGCTTCTGCGCATCGACCAGCAGCGGCGACATCCACATGGGGAAGAACAGCACGAGGGGCCACACCAGCCACAGCACCGCCGACAGCCGCGCGGACCGCTCCGCCTCCTTCGCGCTCGCCGTGGCCATGTAGCGCTGGGCCTGGTTGAGCATGCCGCCGTTGTACTCGAAGAGCTTGATGAAGAGGAAGGCGAGCAGGAAGACCGTCCCGTACGGCCCGACCAACGGCTCGCCGTGGCCCTGGAGTTCGGGCTCGTCCCAGGCGCCGAGGAACCCGATGCCCTTGTCGTTGAGCTTGAGGACCACGGCGATGAACATCGCGACACCGGCGAGGAGTTGGATGACGAACTGCCCCAACTCCGTGAGCGCGTCGGCCCACAGCCCGCCGATCGTGCAGTACACGGCGGTGATGGCACCGGTGATGAGGATGCCCTGGTTGAGCGAGATGCCGGTGAAGACGGACAACAGGGTCGCGATGGCGGCCCACTTGGCGCCCACGTCCACGATCTTCAGCAGCATGCCGGACCAGGCCAGCGCCTGCTGGGTCTTCAAGTCGTAGCGGTTCTTCAGGTATTCGAGCGGGGAAGCCACGTGGAGCCGGGAGCGCAGCCGGTTGATCCGCGGCGCGAACAGCTTCGAGCCGATGGCGATGCCCAGTGCGATGGGGAAGGACCAGGTGACGAACGAGGTGACGCCGTAGGTGTAGGCGATGCCCGCGTATCCGGTGAACATCACCGCGCTGTAGCCCGACATGTGGTGCGAGATGCCGGACAGCCACCACGGCATCTTGCCCCCGGCCGTGAAGAAGTCGCTGACATCGTCCACCCGTTTGTGGGACCAGATGCCGATCGCCACCATCACGCCGAAATAGCCGATGAGCACGGCCCAGTCGAGACCGTTCATATGCGCCCTCCCAGGGATCAGCCAGCGCTCATCGTGGGCGCCACCGCGTGGACACGACAAGCTGACGTCGGGTCAAAGGGAGGTAAAAATATTCGAGATGATGGCCTCGGTTCACCTATATGAACTCACCGCATCAGCTCCCCGGCGTTGACCAGCAACGACTGTCCGGTGATCGACCGCGCCCGGTCCGAGGCCAGGAACACCGTCGCGTCCGCCACGTCCCCGTCGGTCGCGAGATCGGGCAGTGCCATCCGCTCGGTCAGCCGCTTCAGCACGTCCGCCTCCGGCACCTTCTCGGTGTGCGCGGTGAACTGCACGTACGCCTGCACCGGCGGCCCCCACATCCAGCCCGGCAGCACGGTGTTGACCCGGATCCGGTCCGGCCCGAGCTCCCGCGCCAGCGAGTACATCGCACTGGTCAGCGCCCCCTTGGAGGCGGCGTACGCGGCCTGCCGCACCTGCGAGGGAGCGGCCACGGCCGACTGCGTCCCCACGAACACCACCGACCCCCCGACCGCCGCCCGCAACCCCGGCAGACAGGCCCGGGTCATCCGCAGCGACCCCAGCAGGTTCACGTCGACGACCGACTGCCAGGTCGCGAAGTCCGCGTCCTCCAGCCCGCCGAAGTAGCTGTCCCACGCGGCCACCTGCACCAGCGCGTCCAGCCGCCCGAACCGCTCCAGGGCCAACTCGGCGAGCGCGGCGCACTGTTGCTCGTCGGTGATGTCCGTCGGCCGGTACGCCGTGTGCGCCCCGTCCGGATCGATCTCGGCAGCGCTCTTCGCGAGATTCGCCTCGGTCCGCGCGCCCAGCACCGCGTTCCCCCCGTCCCGTACGACAGCCGCGGCCACCTGGTGACCCAGCCCGGCCCCGACTCCCGACACGACCACGGTCTTCCCGGAGAGAAGTGACATACCGGCGGCCTCCCTGCTCTGGCGCATTATCTGACGGGGCGTCAGAGTATGGGCGAGCGCTGGAGGAGGGAAGGTCCCATGGCAGAAGAGACCCGCAGCGAGACGTACGCCGAACTGGCCTCCGTAGGCCCCTACGGGGTCCGCCCCGGCCACGCCCTGATCACCATGGTCGAACCGCATCCCGGCCACGAGTACGCGTACAACCGCTGGTACGAGGACGACCACTACTACGCCGGCGCGATGGCCATGCCCTGGATGTTCGCGGGCCGCCGCTGGGTGGCCACCCGGGATCTCCAACTCCTGCGCGTCCCCGAGAAGTCGGCGGTGGCGCAGCCGGTGACGGCGGGCTGCTACCTCTCCGTGTACTGGGTGACGGACGGCCGCTACGACGACCACATGAAGTGGACGGTGGCCATCAACAAGCGCCTCAACCGCGACGCCCGCGTCTACCGCGACCGCACCCACGTCTTCACGGCCTTCCAGGACCACGAGGCCACGGTCTACCGGGACGGCGCGGCGGGCCCGAGGGACTTCCACGCCCTGGACCACCCGTACGCGGGCCTGGTCCTGGAGGTGATCGACGCCGAATCCCCGGAGCGGCGGGGAGAGTTGCTGGAGTGGCTGGTCGCCCGCCACCTCCCGAAGCGCCTGGCGGGCTCACCGGCGGCGATGGCGACGGTGTTCCGCCCGACCCCGCTGCCGGGCGACCGCATGACGTACGTGAAGCAGGTGGAGGGCGTGGACACCCGAGTGACGCTGCTGTGGTTCCTGGAGACGGACCCGAGGGAGTGCTGGGAGCAGTACTTCACCGACCTGGAGGACCCGGGCATGGGCCGCCGCGAGCTGCTGGCGCCTTTCGTCCCGACGGTTCCGGGCACGGACAAGTACGTGGATCAGCTTCGACAGGCCTTTTAGGGGCGCGGGGAACTGCGCGACCAGCCACGACGGCGCAGCAGACGACCGACTACTTCAACTCATCCGGACAAGGCGTCCCCCGCGGCACCGTATACGGCGCCGCCAACCGATACGTCCCCGCCCGTGGCGCCAGCAACATCGTCCACTTGTCCCCGTCCGCGTCCTCCTGCGTCTCCATCAGACACCCGTTGAGGTTCTCGAAGACCTTCGGCGAGGCGTCCCGCTCCTTCGACGCCTCCGTCTCCTGCGGCGGCTTCACCTTCTTGCCGTCCGCGTCGACGATCGACAGCCACGGCGAGTAGGGGATCCGGATCACGATCCGCCCGGCCTTGCGCACCCGCATGGTCATCTCACCCTGCGCCGCCCGGTCGACCACCGTGTTCGGCGAGGCCAGCGGCGCCGGGTCGGTCACCCGGAACAGCTGCCAGTTCGCGTCGCCCCAGATCTGCTTCAGATACGGCATCCCGCGCTGGACCAGCTCCCGCTCCCGCTCGCCCCCGTCCCCGTCCGGCTCGTCCTTCGGCACGACCACGAAGTGCACGGCCCACCGCTGGAGCCACTCGTGGTAGTTCGCGGAGTTGAGGGTGTCGTCGTAGAAGAGCGGGTTGCGCTCCATGTCGGCCTGCCGGTTCCAGCCCCGGGCGAGGTTGACGTACGGCGCGAGCGCGGACGCCTCGCGGTGGGAGGCGGCCGGTACGACCTCGACGCGGCCCTTCTCGGCGCCGACCTCCTGGAGCTCGTTGACGAGGGGCGCCAGCTCGCGCGCCCAGGACGCGGTCGGGGTCGTGTGGACGACGTCGTCGACGGACTTGAAGCCGATCCACACGGTGAAGCCGGCGAAGGCGACGACGATGGCGTACCACTTGCGGGTGCGCGGCACCGTGAACGGCAGCGCGGCCGCCAGGGCCACCCCCGCGAACAGCATGGACAGGCGCGAGATGTTCGAGCCGATCTGGGAGCTCACCAGCCAGACCAGGACGACCGAGAGGCTGTAGACCCCGGCCGTGATCCGGACCGTCGTCCACTCGCGCGGCACGAGGAGGTAGACGAGCAGGCCGTAGGCCAGGGGCAGCAGCACCGAGGCGATCTTCATCGGCTGGGTGCCGGAGAACGGGAAGAGCCAGGCCGACACGGCGACCACCACGGTGGGCGCGATGCCCAGCGCCCAGGCGCCCGGCCGTCGTTTCTGGAGGAAGAGAGCGACCGCGACCAGGCCCACGAACAGCCCGGCGACCGGGGACGCCATCGTGGCGAGGGCGGCGAGGGTGGCCGCGCAGGTGGCCTTGGCCCCGCGTTTGTGGCGCCAGCGGTGCGGCCAGCAGAAGACGACGGCGACCGCGCCGAGCGCGAAGACGGTGCCGAGGCCGAAGGTCACCCTTCCCGAGGCCGCGTTGCACAGGAAGGCGAAGACGCCCGCCAGCGAGGCCCACAGCGGGTTCCGCACCGACCGGCTGCGGATGAGGATCAGGGTGAGCAGCCCGGCCGAGACGGTACCGGCCAGCATCATCGTCGTACGCACGCCGAGGACCGACATCAGGTACGGCGAGACGATGCTGTACGACACCGGGTGCATGCCGCCGTACCAGGCGAGGTTGTACGCCGAGTCGGGGTGCCGGCCGACGAACTCGGCCCAGGCGTCCTGCGCCGCGAGATCGCCACCGCTGTTCGCGAACGTGAAGAACCAGACGATGTGGAGGATGCCGGAGAGCGCGGTGAGGGAGAGGACCGGGTGCCGCAGCAGCCGCTCGCGCAACGCGAGGAAGGCGGTCTCGGCGCGGCCGGCCCCACCGGTTCGGGGGTGGCCGGGTTCGGCTTCGGCGCTCCCGGTCTCGCCTGCGCCGGGGGTCGCGGTCTCGCCGGGTCCGGCTTCGGCCTCGGTGGTCGCGCCGGGTCCGGCTTCGGCTCCGGCTCCGGTGGTCGCGCCGGATGCGTCGGTCCCGTCTGCGGTCCTGGTCTCGTCGGCGGCGCAGGTCTCGTCGGCCCCGCCGGACTCGTCGACCCCGCCGGCCTCAGGCGACCTGTCGGTCCCGGGCTCCGCGGGCACCCGTATTCGCGGGCCGGTACCCGGGCCCGGGTCGGTCTCGTCGGCGCGTGTCGGCTCCGCAGTGGCCACCTGAAGGCACTCCCCGTGGTGTCCCGTCTTCATTTCCGGCCGCGTCCCAGCGGCGACCTGCCCCGGTTCGTGACGCTAGCACGCGGCCCGCCGGCCGGAACCCGGACGGGGTCCGGCCGACGGGCCGCGAAGGCGCGTCCGACCCGTTTCCGGGTCAGCTGACGCGGGTCAGCTTGTCGGCGAATCCCGGCTCGGTCAGATCCTTCTGAAGGGTGACCGGGACCGTGACCGCGCCTCCGTCGCCGTCACCGACGGTGAGGGTGCCGACCTTGGTGCCGGCCTTCGCGGTGTGCGGTACGTCGTCGGCGGTGAAGGACAGCTCGACCTTGAGGCCGGACCAGCCGACGGCGGTGACGTCCTTGGTCAGCACGACGGGTGTGTGCCCGCCGAGCCCGTCGTCGACGTACCCGACGACGTCGCCCTTCTTCAGGATCGTGGCGGACTTCAGCGCGTCCTGCGCCGCCAGGATCAGCTGCTTCCCGGCGGCCAGGGCGCCCGCGAGGATCGTGTTGTCCTCACCGCCGGCGGGCTGGCGCACCACGGCGCCGATGATCCGGTAGGTCTCGCCGTTCACTTCCTTCTTGGCGGCGAAGACGAGGTTGCCGAGGGCCGAGGTGGTGGTGCCGGTCTTGATGCCGACGACGTTGTTGTAGCCCACCAGGCGGTTGTAGTTGTTGTGCTTGTTGCCCTTGTAGTCGAAGTACGACATCACGGCCGCGACCTCGCGGAACGCGGGCAGCTCCATCGCCTTCCTGGCCAGCTTCACCTGGTCCACGGCCGTGCTCACCGTGGTGTTGTTC
Above is a window of Streptomyces griseorubiginosus DNA encoding:
- a CDS encoding DUF2165 domain-containing protein, with protein sequence MASTPPRTTRSALHLSATLLTASVALYIALVAFGNITDFGTNQAFVQHVLAMDTTFKDDDLMWRAVTSKGLQNTAYVAIIVWETLAALVLIYGTYLWVRRDDQAARRFSTYGLLMLMVLFGAGFIAIGGEWFSMWQSDTWNGLDAALRVFVFSGVVLLVVNLPDRSAS
- a CDS encoding NAD(P)H-binding protein codes for the protein MIVVTGATGNVGRPLVRALLAAGETVTAVSRRTPDELPAGVRHHRADLAAPRTLKPALDGAESLFLLTSGDFMAAGGDLGQVLEVVRAAGVRRVVLLSSQGVGTGDHPSAPEDAVRRSGLGWTMLRPGGFHSNTLQWAGRVRAERTVTAPFGDVALPTVDPDDIAEMAAVALRDPEHAGLVHELTGPAPVSPRQQTAAIGDALGEPVRFVEQSRAEARAEMTRFMPEPVADATLDILGDPSEGLRRVSPDIERVLGRPPRSFADWATRNASAFR
- a CDS encoding helix-turn-helix domain-containing protein, producing the protein MDERPDVTETTPENACPIAPVVDIVFSRWTTPVLWTLHEYGRQRFVELQRRIATITPKVLTQRLRQLERDGLVHRTYHAEVPPRVEYEITELGRSLAPLFATLAQWSPNLERVEEARRAYDSREADANPS
- a CDS encoding ADP-ribosylglycohydrolase family protein, which gives rise to MGANAVVWGRAEQQDFRSRVRGTLLGVAVGDALGAPVDSLGLDEIREAYGAEGLVDLGFGYGRRGAVTHLTQLTLFTVDGLIRAQVRRDTGAWHPPTDLHRAYLRWAATQRDWGPDERRKDDGWLAREEWLYARRDPTRSLLIGFGDDTMGTLESPKNPNELGPEATARSAPFGLLVGWEPQLVVQLAVECAAQTHGHPVAYLSAGAYAVIVHALALGDSLDGAVQRALALLAARPGHEPVSDALQHALGAVRQGMPTPARVEELAADGSADGLLSAAVYCALVGEDVRQGLCLAVNHDGPSAAAGALTGGLLGALHGETALPPAWLAELEGRPTMLELADDFAMEMTQGPALHGPAGASAGWLARYPRG
- a CDS encoding tetratricopeptide repeat protein: MTQAEPSAQELILRRTRAGFVGREAERTAFLRNFDIPPGDPRHRFRFHVHGSAGIGKTSLVEELAHLARERGALTAYVDDGIGSVPEAMEALCREFADRRRRFKDLERRLAAWRDRRREAEAALAALAPDSAQETAAPSTGSRMAVDLGLGALETALPGAGLVTRALPADRLAQGADRLRAGLGARFRNPDDVDLVLAPERVLTPVLLDELRAAAGAVPWIVLFFDTYERTGPFLDPWLHDVLTKPREHGRLPAAFVVVTAGQRPLDASRWAGLDAVAEMPLAPFTEAEARRLLAARGVVAEPVVEEVLRLTGGLPVLVSTLAARRPDGPDNVTDPSATAVERFLKPEPEARRKVARACALPRRLDADVFRLLVPAPEAELDELYAWLTGLPFVGQRGERLQYHDVVRAQMLRLERLRSRTDWTSRHRRLAQAYTEWREDAEFGRRTEELWADEEWWELRLEEVYHLLCARPPAALAEALRGFVVAGREDEVVARRWARMLEEAGDATDHAVLREWGRSLGAALSEGDAGQSGAALSGGGSGQSGAALADEDTGLGTALDLLLTRPGLDPAGRAEAHALRGRELRRRQEYRQALQEYDRAIELDPLQPLAHYGRGLTHQLLDDYPAALTALDRAVELAPDAAWILAERAETYRLASRFEEADADYTRALALDPTDDVALAGRAAARHGLGRLDESLADFDRALGIDPEYLWALVRRARLHRTRGDLDKAYADLDRAAALAPDRAWIASERGDAYRIDGRYEEAVAELARAVQLEPGYTSALASRGQALNELGRREEALADFDRALALVPDYAWALVMRSRVKRALNDRDGVVEDLRRAVAAEPDVDWILNELATEYRVKGRHEEASALFHTVLSRNPDDEVALAGLGAIHHARKSYAEALHHLDRALAADPEYAWAHGRRGRVCLAIGRTEQALADLDRCVALDPEMTWERRTAIELLEYLGRWEEAEERLAAASDADLDDLRAELHRHHGRWAQARALAERVRATDPVVGTFQLAMTVHRSEGPAAAAPLWRDLSRLAEQDPGMTPLSRAQAHCFLGCALGDWAEADRGASELLALDPEWDDLATVTDILTEFGTSPDADHARLGTLLAAMTDARDAMRTRHA